Part of the Bradyrhizobium sp. AZCC 1721 genome, GGCGGATCGATTGCCGCGCCTGCGCCACGGCCTCATTGGTGACCGCGCAGCTATTGATGACGACGGTATCGCAAAGTCCGGCGCGTTCCGCCTCGCGGGCGATCACCTCGGATTCGAAGGCGTTGAGGCGGCAGCCAAACGTGAGGACGTCGACGCTCATGGCGCTCAGGCGACGTTGGCGAACAGCGCGGGATCGAAGCGGCCTTCATATTCGAAATCGGCCGTCCCCGTCATCAGCACGTGGTCGTCGCGCTCGCGCCATTCGATCGCAAGCTTGCCACCGGGAAGCGTGACCTCGACCGAGCGATTGACGCGCTTCAGCCGGGCGGCGGCGACCGCGGTCGCGCAAGCGGCCGAGCCGCAGGCCTTGGTCAAGCCGACGCCACGCTCCCAGGTGCGGATCGTGATGTGATCGCGATCGACGATATGGGCGAGCGTGATGTTGGCGCGCTCCGGAAAGATCGGGTGATTTTCCAATAGCGGCCCGAAGCGCTCGAGATCATGGGCGTTGACGTCGTCGACCCAGAAGATCGCATGCGGATTGCCCATCGAGACCACCGACGGCGAATGCAGCACCGGCGCATCGATCGGCCCGACCTGCAATTCGATGTA contains:
- the dapF gene encoding diaminopimelate epimerase, yielding MSALANHAFAKMNGIGNEIVVVDLRDSKAAVTAEEARAVASPAGVPYDQLMVLQPPRLPGTEAFIRIYNSDGSEAGACGNGMRCVVRRLFEKTGQTAVTFETRAGLLNCWQGPAPDLYTVDMGAPKFGWQDIPLAEEFRDTRYIELQVGPIDAPVLHSPSVVSMGNPHAIFWVDDVNAHDLERFGPLLENHPIFPERANITLAHIVDRDHITIRTWERGVGLTKACGSAACATAVAAARLKRVNRSVEVTLPGGKLAIEWRERDDHVLMTGTADFEYEGRFDPALFANVA